One window of the Cryptomeria japonica chromosome 7, Sugi_1.0, whole genome shotgun sequence genome contains the following:
- the LOC131036868 gene encoding G-type lectin S-receptor-like serine/threonine-protein kinase SD2-5 — MSIEESGNLVLYNSSGRVIWQSFDYPTDTLLGGQKLKVRQKLTANISPKNTSQGRFYLTLLHDGFAMFTASAPAKIYFRSPKPRAGVELSYAQFDNQSINIYSEGGGSPSVNLPVPKSSLHIKLDWDAHLRVCSVQETEGRSSLDYVPSFLKSIAECDYPRPCGDYGVCTNGQCSCPGDDDAFKPTDVSEPKSGCIPRVPLVCSQTGGSQGHHFLELEHVSYFTYVFDNSSMPGLVSRDECKTLCLENCSCKAAFFRYRTNFSSGYCYLEFNIYSMNTNSPVETYYNSTAYIKIQSRPKGIKSLFVVIICASVGGTIALFILLWAWISKSRKSRHKIEKDEDEGEDDHVDWPAGLPLRFSFEELQDATNGFGIKLGSGGFGSVYEGVLSDGSKIAVKCLDRAGHGQKGFRAEVETLGKIDHLNLVRLKGFCAQKSHR; from the coding sequence ATGTCCATAGAAGAATCTGGGAACCTTGTTCTCTACAACTCCTCTGGTAGAGTCATCTGGCAGTCTTTTGATTATCCAACTGATACCCTGCTGGGAGGGCAGAAGTTAAAGGTGCGACAGAAGCTTACTGCAAACATTTCTCCTAAGAATACAAGCCAAGGTCGTTTCTATTTAACCTTGCTTCATGATGGCTTTGCTATGTTTACTGCCTCTGCACCGGCTAAAATATATTTCAGATCTCCCAAGCCACGTGCAGGTGTGGAGTTATCTTATGCCCAGTTCGACAACCAGTCTATCAATATTTACTCTGAAGGAGGAGGATCGCCGTCAGTTAATTTACCAGTACCCAAAAGCAGCCTTCACATTAAATTAGATTGGGATGCTCATTTAAGGGTTTGCTCGGTCCAAGAAACAGAAGGAAGATCTTCCCTTGACTATGTTCCATCCTTCCTGAAATCAATCGCTGAGTGCGATTATCCAAGACCATGCGGAGACTATGGTGTTTGCACAAATGGTCAGTGCAGCTGTCCAGGAGATGACGATGCTTTTAAGCCGACTGATGTCTCAGAACCCAAATCCGGATGTATTCCCCGCGTTCCTCTGGTGTGCTCCCAGACTGGTGGAAGCCAAGGTCATCACTTTTTGGAACTGGAGCACGTTTCCTATTTTACTTATGTTTTTGACAATTCTTCAATGCCAGGGTTAGTGTCAAGAGATGAATGTAAAACACTTTGCCTCGAAAACTGCTCTTGCAAAGCTGCTTTTTTCAGGTACCGGACCAATTTTTCTAGTGGTTATTGCTATCTAGAGTTCAATATCTATTCTATGAATACTAACAGTCCAGTCGAAACGTACTACAATTCCACTGCTTATATTAAAATCCAGTCAAGGCCCAAGGGCATTAAGTCCTTATTTGTCGTCAtcatttgtgcttctgtgggtggaACAATAGCTCTGTTTATCTTATTGTGGGCATGGATAAGTAAGTCTAGAAAGAGCAGACATAAgatagaaaaggatgaagatgaaggtGAGGATGATCATGTGGATTGGCCGGCAGGCTTACCGTTGCGGTTCTCATTCGAAGAATTGCAAGATGCTACAAACGGCTTTGGCATTAAGCTGGGTAGCGGTGGATTCGGTTCAGTTTATGAGGGTGTTCTGTCTGACGGCTCAAAGATAGCAGTGAAGTGCCTTGACAGAGCAGGACATGGACAAAAAGGGTTCCGGGCAGAAGTGGAAACGCTAGGGAAGATTGATCATCTTAATTTGGTAAGACTGAAGGGCTTCTGTGCTCAAAAATCCCATAGATAA